In a genomic window of Lycium ferocissimum isolate CSIRO_LF1 chromosome 9, AGI_CSIRO_Lferr_CH_V1, whole genome shotgun sequence:
- the LOC132031183 gene encoding uncharacterized calcium-binding protein At1g02270 isoform X2: MGRKNRGTTKGRVSRIGSYAIASTIDEPNSISCTTFNILAPIYKRLNHEDQTCRESDYKSNWLSRNNRILDWLLVERSSIICLQEFWVGNEELVGMYDKRLGDAGYINFKLARTNNRGDGLLTAVHKDYFRVIAHRELLFNDFGDRVAQLLHVELIAPFAQCRTTNVRQEMLIVNTHLLFPHDSSFSMERLRQVYKILEYVDSYQKENKLNPLPIILCGDWNGSKRGHIYKFLRSQGFVSSYDTAHQYTDADAHKWVSHRNHRGNICGVDFIWLLNPNSYRKLLKTSWRNAIFGMFKYQLRRASLTEKDAFAFLKADSDGDYITYAGFCEALRQLNLIGHCYGLSAEEINDLWLQADIDGNGVLDYNEFKNRVWNPSRSEHRDAINDESWDDITEETIGFSVKNAVLFPTEAEKGTWPEDYSLSDHAKLTVVFSPERMLCCQLSR; this comes from the exons ATGGGAAGGAAAAATAGAGGAACAACAAAAGGAAGGGTATCAAGAATTGGAAGTTATGCAATTGCCTCAACAATTGATGAACCCAATTCAATTTCTTGTACCACTTTTAATATTCTAGCACCCATTTATAAAAGACTTAATCATGAG GACCAGACCTGCAGAGAAAGTGATTATAAGTCTAATTGGTTGAGCAGGAATAATAGGATATTGGATTGGTTATTGGTTGAAAGGTCTTCAATTATTTGTCTTCAG GAATTCTGGGTTGGGAATGAAGAGCTTGTTGGTATGTATGACAAGAGGCTAGGAGATGCTGGATATATTAATTTCAAGCTTGCACGAACCAATAATCGCGGTGATG GTCTGCTGACCGCTGTTCATAAAGACTACTTCAGGGTTATAGCCCACAGAGAGTTGCTTTTCAATGATTTTGGAGACCGTGTTGCTCAGCTATTGCATGTTGAACTAATTGCACCTTTCGCACAATGTCGAACCACTAATGTTCGGCAAGAAATGTTGATCGTGAACACCCACCTTTTGTTTCCTCATGATTCAAGTTTCTCTATGGAACGACTGCGACAG GTATACAAGATATTGGAATATGTGGACTCGTATCAGAAAGAAAATAAGCTTAACCCCCTGCCAATCATACTGTGCGG TGACTGGAATGGGAGCAAACGGGGCCATATTTACAAATTCCTCAGATCTCAAGGATTTGTATCATCATATGATACTGCTCACCAGTACACTGATGCTGATGCTCACAAG TGGGTGAGCCACCGTAATCACCGCGGAAACATCTGCGGTGTGGATTTTATTTGGCTTTTAAATCCAAATAGCTACAGGAAATTGCTGAAAACAAGTTGGAGAAATGCAATTTTTGGGATGTTCAAG TATCAACTTCGCCGAGCCTCTTTGACTGAGAAAGATGCATTTGCTTTTCTGAAAGCTGACAGTGATGGTGATTACATTACATATGCTGGGTTTTGTGAAGCACTCCGGCAG CTTAATTTGATTGGACATTGCTATGGGCTGAGTGCTGAGGAGATCAACGACTTGTGGTTGCAAGCAGATATTGATGGAAATGGAGTTCTTGATTACAATGAATTTAAG AATCGGGTATGGAATCCCTCACGATCAGAGCATAGAGATGCAATAAATGATGAGTCATGGGACGACATTACCGAGGAAACAATTGGCTTTAGTGTCAAGAATGCAGTTCTCTTCCCCACAGAAGCTGAGAAGGGAACGTGGCCTGAAGATTATTCACTTTCTGATCACGCGAAGCTTACCGTGGTATTTTCACCTGAAAGAATGTTATGCTGTCAATTGTCCCGATAG
- the LOC132032022 gene encoding uncharacterized protein LOC132032022: MKQVRYSRDPEIGQRFPISLKYDRLQGVLRSKMFVNDPELSVVITGRCLSSFIADGLPIYGEMSITDDESLSLFLRSPEIFKNHICIAALDMYATVQRSTHVEVPTENEFDFEGTTYLPSLNIGFPRGVVQQQTMVGFGSQSNDTTNYGTQYDGGWTKHNDFEDNPTLTQLTQIVSNNDLANDIINESDSDSPLDHEGTDDDQSCADDDDSMKMLAPDLSINYHSNVIPYLDNIEEVEPEDFSYMRDNGSVQAALWNSTNPKVIKSGKVIEPHNCDTDDYTEDHFNLNSNMIATSLIPSVMINAQISIKFVQETIKGIHHYTPSYRKAQKGREAKAFEMLYDDFEGSFRALPRYMDALQHFNPGTIVEWTHESTTMQGEHIFKYLLRAFKPSIDGLKSCGPIISIDGTHVYGKYEMKLLITIGIDANGNIFPLAYAIVARESYESWTWFLSLLWRHVVCDRKGIGLISDCHQGILQCVMTREWLQLPTTYHRFCVRHLKSNFNKKFLNSDLENLMWLFDKTYTQQKKYQMKEEIPNEDATNQNFVTSTHAYVVKHTISSEGKMDIV; this comes from the exons ATGAAGCAGGTTAGATACAGCCGAGATCCTGAAATAGGGCAAAGGTTTCCAATTTCCCTAAAATATGATCGTCTGCAAGGAGTCTTAAGGAGTAAAATGTTCGTAAATGATCCTGAACTTTCGGTGGTTATAACCGGACGATGTCTAAGTTCATTTATAGCCGATGGTTTACCAATTTATGGTGAGATGTCGATTACAGACGATGAATCTTTATCGTTATTTCTTCGTAGTCCtgagatttttaaaaatcacataTGCATAGCGGCGCTTGACATGTATGCTACAGTTCAACGCTCTACCCATGTTGAAGTACCTACCGAGAATGAGTTCGATTTCGAAGGTACTACCTATCTCCCAAGTTTGAATATTGGTTTTCCAAGGGGTGTAGTTCAACAACAAACAATGGTAGGATTTGGTAGTCAGTCAAATGATACAACTAATTATGGTACACAGTATGACGGTGGGTGGACCAA gcATAATGATTTTGAAGATAACCCCACATTGACTCAGCTCACACAAATTGTGAGCAATAACGATTTAGCTAATGATATAATAAATGAGTCGGATAGCGATAGTCCATTAGATCATGAAGGGACGGACGATGATCAATCGTGTGCCGACGATGACGATTCGATGAAGATGTTGGCCCCAGATCTTAGTATTAATTATCATTCAAATGTGATCCCATATTTGGATAATATAGAAGAAGTAGAACCGGAAGATTTTTCATACATGAGAGATAACGGGTCTGTTCAGGCTGCACTTTGGAATTCCACTAATCCTAAAGTTATCAAATCAG GAAAAGTGATTGAGCCACACAATTGTGACACGGATGATTATACAGAGGATCATTTCAATTTGAATAGCAACATGATTGCTACTTCGTTGATACCATCTGTTATGATCAACGCACAAATCAGTATTAAGTTTGTTCAGGAAACTATAAAAGGGATCCATCACTATACTCCTAGTTATAGAAAAGCGCAAAAAGGGCGTGAAGCTAAAGCTTTTGAGAtgttgtatgatgattttgaaggttctTTTAGGGCATTGCCTCGATACATGGATGCCTTACAACATTTCAATCCGGGCACTATTGTTGAGTGGACACACGAGTCAACTACAATGCAAGGCGAACACATTTTTAAGTATCTTTTACGGGCCTTTAAACCAAGTATCGATGGATTAAAAAGTTGCGGGCCGATTATCTCAATAGATGGCACCCATGTCTATGGTAAGTAtgagatgaaattgttgattACTATTGGCATTGATGCAAACGgaaatatttttccacttgcatATGCTATAGTTGCACGTGAGAGCTATGAGTCATGGACTTGGTTTCTCAGTTTATTATGGAGACATGTTGTTTGTGATAGAAAGGGAATTGGACTAATTTCTGATTGTCATCAAGGGATCTTGCAATGTGTAATGACACGTGAATGGTTACAACTACCCACCACATACCATAGATTTTGTGTTCGACATTTGAAAAGCAACTTTAACAAAAAGTTTCTTAACTCTGATCTTGAGAACCTAATGTGGTTGTTTGATAAAACTTACACACAGCAGAAAAAATACcaaatgaaagaagaaataCCAAATGAGGATGCAACAAATCAAAACTTTGTCACCTCCACTCACGCATATGTGGTTAAGCATACTATATCTTCCGAAGGAAAAATGGACATTGTATAA
- the LOC132031183 gene encoding uncharacterized calcium-binding protein At1g02270 isoform X1 yields the protein MGRKNRGTTKGRVSRIGSYAIASTIDEPNSISCTTFNILAPIYKRLNHEDQTCRESDYKSNWLSRNNRILDWLLVERSSIICLQEFWVGNEELVGMYDKRLGDAGYINFKLARTNNRGDGLLTAVHKDYFRVIAHRELLFNDFGDRVAQLLHVELIAPFAQCRTTNVRQEMLIVNTHLLFPHDSSFSMERLRQVYKILEYVDSYQKENKLNPLPIILCGDWNGSKRGHIYKFLRSQGFVSSYDTAHQYTDADAHKWVSHRNHRGNICGVDFIWLLNPNSYRKLLKTSWRNAIFGMFKYQLRRASLTEKDAFAFLKADSDGDYITYAGFCEALRQLNLIGHCYGLSAEEINDLWLQADIDGNGVLDYNEFKQNRVWNPSRSEHRDAINDESWDDITEETIGFSVKNAVLFPTEAEKGTWPEDYSLSDHAKLTVVFSPERMLCCQLSR from the exons ATGGGAAGGAAAAATAGAGGAACAACAAAAGGAAGGGTATCAAGAATTGGAAGTTATGCAATTGCCTCAACAATTGATGAACCCAATTCAATTTCTTGTACCACTTTTAATATTCTAGCACCCATTTATAAAAGACTTAATCATGAG GACCAGACCTGCAGAGAAAGTGATTATAAGTCTAATTGGTTGAGCAGGAATAATAGGATATTGGATTGGTTATTGGTTGAAAGGTCTTCAATTATTTGTCTTCAG GAATTCTGGGTTGGGAATGAAGAGCTTGTTGGTATGTATGACAAGAGGCTAGGAGATGCTGGATATATTAATTTCAAGCTTGCACGAACCAATAATCGCGGTGATG GTCTGCTGACCGCTGTTCATAAAGACTACTTCAGGGTTATAGCCCACAGAGAGTTGCTTTTCAATGATTTTGGAGACCGTGTTGCTCAGCTATTGCATGTTGAACTAATTGCACCTTTCGCACAATGTCGAACCACTAATGTTCGGCAAGAAATGTTGATCGTGAACACCCACCTTTTGTTTCCTCATGATTCAAGTTTCTCTATGGAACGACTGCGACAG GTATACAAGATATTGGAATATGTGGACTCGTATCAGAAAGAAAATAAGCTTAACCCCCTGCCAATCATACTGTGCGG TGACTGGAATGGGAGCAAACGGGGCCATATTTACAAATTCCTCAGATCTCAAGGATTTGTATCATCATATGATACTGCTCACCAGTACACTGATGCTGATGCTCACAAG TGGGTGAGCCACCGTAATCACCGCGGAAACATCTGCGGTGTGGATTTTATTTGGCTTTTAAATCCAAATAGCTACAGGAAATTGCTGAAAACAAGTTGGAGAAATGCAATTTTTGGGATGTTCAAG TATCAACTTCGCCGAGCCTCTTTGACTGAGAAAGATGCATTTGCTTTTCTGAAAGCTGACAGTGATGGTGATTACATTACATATGCTGGGTTTTGTGAAGCACTCCGGCAG CTTAATTTGATTGGACATTGCTATGGGCTGAGTGCTGAGGAGATCAACGACTTGTGGTTGCAAGCAGATATTGATGGAAATGGAGTTCTTGATTACAATGAATTTAAG CAGAATCGGGTATGGAATCCCTCACGATCAGAGCATAGAGATGCAATAAATGATGAGTCATGGGACGACATTACCGAGGAAACAATTGGCTTTAGTGTCAAGAATGCAGTTCTCTTCCCCACAGAAGCTGAGAAGGGAACGTGGCCTGAAGATTATTCACTTTCTGATCACGCGAAGCTTACCGTGGTATTTTCACCTGAAAGAATGTTATGCTGTCAATTGTCCCGATAG